One segment of archaeon BMS3Bbin15 DNA contains the following:
- the nhaX_1 gene encoding stress response protein NhaX has protein sequence MKKITPFKHILVATDGSKFSEEAVKYAVKLARETGVKLTVLHVANVQGYIEVMWHDMKKRYMDEAEMIMKKLREELNFDDNVNFIIKEGIPYRKIVETAYELGCDLIVLGSHGHSTLEKILLGSVAERVIGISHIPVMIVPPRE, from the coding sequence GTGAAAAAAATTACACCCTTTAAACATATTTTAGTTGCAACAGATGGTTCAAAATTCAGTGAAGAAGCAGTAAAGTATGCAGTTAAATTAGCCAGAGAAACTGGAGTAAAGCTAACTGTCCTTCATGTTGCAAATGTACAGGGTTATATTGAAGTTATGTGGCATGATATGAAAAAGAGGTATATGGATGAAGCAGAGATGATAATGAAAAAACTCAGAGAAGAGTTGAACTTTGATGACAATGTAAACTTTATTATTAAGGAGGGTATACCCTACAGGAAAATAGTGGAAACTGCATATGAGCTTGGATGTGATTTAATAGTACTGGGAAGCCATGGCCACAGCACTCTGGAGAAAATTCTGTTAGGAAGTGTTGCAGAAAGGGTTATAGGTATATCTCATATACCAGTTATGATTGTTCCACCCAGAGAATAA
- a CDS encoding sulfite exporter TauE/SafE translates to MSGFIPPPTGIEVAFVDITLIKALAVILLGFIGGTLSGFLGSGGAFIMTPGMMNLGVPGILAVGSNITHKFGKALVGSKSHGELGHVDKKMAIMMVVGLVAGVQVAVNINENIFDNLGKVASDLYISIIFIIILTAITLVILRDIIKGNGEDTGKKGHDLPSKIQKIKIPPMVHFDVANITVSLWFPLIVAFATGYLAGTIGVGGFIGVPAMIYILGMSTRLAAGTELFLAIFSGAWGAINYALTGFVDLRLVVLLYLGSLIGVQVGAIATELIEQRVAKLVLVTVIATADLGRIVMIPDYLMKMGLFIMGESTGRLLSNLSIILLFGGAIIGIIIIFKKMVDGLNQSSKTHKTVN, encoded by the coding sequence ATGAGCGGGTTTATACCACCACCAACAGGAATAGAAGTTGCCTTTGTTGATATAACACTGATTAAGGCACTGGCGGTTATACTTCTCGGCTTTATAGGAGGGACACTGAGCGGTTTTCTCGGAAGTGGCGGCGCCTTTATTATGACACCGGGAATGATGAATTTGGGAGTACCCGGAATTCTTGCTGTTGGATCAAATATAACCCACAAGTTCGGAAAAGCCCTGGTTGGTTCCAAGAGTCACGGTGAGCTCGGCCACGTAGATAAGAAAATGGCAATAATGATGGTGGTAGGTCTTGTTGCAGGTGTGCAGGTAGCAGTCAATATAAATGAAAATATTTTTGATAATCTGGGAAAAGTGGCCTCGGACCTCTATATAAGTATCATATTTATAATTATACTTACAGCAATAACTCTTGTGATTCTGAGAGATATAATAAAAGGCAATGGGGAGGATACGGGTAAGAAAGGACATGATTTACCCTCAAAAATCCAGAAAATAAAAATACCGCCCATGGTACATTTCGATGTCGCAAATATTACAGTTTCTCTCTGGTTTCCCCTTATTGTAGCTTTTGCCACAGGTTACCTTGCAGGAACAATAGGTGTTGGTGGTTTTATAGGTGTGCCAGCAATGATTTATATCCTTGGAATGAGTACAAGACTTGCAGCAGGCACAGAGCTTTTCCTTGCCATATTTTCAGGGGCCTGGGGTGCAATTAACTATGCTCTCACAGGCTTCGTTGACCTCCGTCTGGTTGTTCTTCTATATCTGGGTTCACTTATAGGAGTCCAGGTAGGAGCAATAGCCACAGAGCTTATAGAGCAGAGAGTTGCAAAACTTGTCCTTGTAACAGTGATAGCAACTGCAGACCTTGGAAGAATTGTTATGATCCCGGACTATCTTATGAAGATGGGACTGTTTATCATGGGGGAGTCCACAGGGCGCCTGCTGAGCAATTTAAGCATAATTCTTCTTTTTGGAGGTGCAATTATCGGGATAATTATAATCTTCAAGAAGATGGTTGACGGTTTAAACCAATCATCAAAAACCCACAAGACTGTAAATTAG